A genomic window from Ignavibacteria bacterium includes:
- the fabF gene encoding beta-ketoacyl-ACP synthase II has translation MEKKRVVITGLGVVSPVGNTVADFWDNIIAGKSGAGPITYFDTEHFDTKFACQVKNFDPLNYMDRKLSSRVDPFTQFALAASQMAFTDSGLDMTKIDPYRVGVVYGSGIGGMWTYDKEQRKLYDKNGNPDRISPFFIPMLIADIAAGRISMMYGLKGPNYATISACTTSAHSIADSVMLIQRGNADVMVTGGSEAVICPMGVGGFNAMKALSTRNDAPEKASRPFEKNRDGFVMGEGGATLILEELEFAKARGAKIYAEIAGIGMTADAHHITEPAPEGEGVAEAMRVAIKDAGMKPEDIDCVNAHGTSTYYNDKNETAAIKNVFGKHAYDIPVHSIKSMIGHLLGAAGAVESIASVLTINKGIVPPTINYETPDEELDLNYVPNTAIKKDIKTVMCDNSGFGGHNTALVFKKYEE, from the coding sequence ATGGAAAAAAAGCGTGTTGTAATAACCGGACTTGGTGTTGTATCGCCTGTTGGAAATACAGTTGCTGATTTCTGGGATAATATTATTGCCGGAAAAAGCGGGGCGGGTCCTATAACTTATTTTGATACTGAACATTTTGATACTAAGTTTGCCTGCCAGGTCAAAAATTTTGACCCGCTGAACTATATGGATAGAAAGCTCTCTTCAAGGGTTGATCCTTTCACTCAGTTCGCGCTTGCAGCATCTCAAATGGCATTTACAGATTCAGGGCTTGATATGACTAAGATCGATCCTTACAGGGTCGGTGTAGTTTACGGCTCCGGTATCGGCGGTATGTGGACCTATGACAAGGAACAAAGAAAGCTTTATGATAAAAACGGTAACCCCGATAGGATCAGCCCGTTCTTTATCCCCATGCTTATTGCGGATATTGCAGCCGGCAGGATATCTATGATGTACGGTTTAAAGGGTCCAAATTATGCGACAATTTCAGCCTGCACAACCTCTGCTCATTCAATTGCTGATTCCGTTATGCTTATCCAGCGCGGAAACGCTGATGTTATGGTAACAGGCGGCTCAGAAGCTGTTATCTGTCCAATGGGTGTTGGCGGCTTTAATGCAATGAAAGCGCTTTCAACACGAAACGACGCTCCTGAAAAAGCTTCGCGCCCGTTTGAAAAGAACCGTGATGGCTTTGTAATGGGTGAAGGCGGCGCTACACTGATACTCGAAGAGCTTGAGTTCGCAAAAGCAAGAGGCGCAAAGATTTACGCTGAAATTGCCGGTATTGGTATGACCGCTGACGCGCACCATATTACCGAGCCTGCGCCTGAAGGCGAAGGCGTTGCCGAAGCAATGCGTGTTGCAATTAAAGATGCTGGAATGAAGCCTGAAGATATTGATTGTGTTAACGCTCACGGTACTTCAACTTATTACAACGATAAGAATGAAACTGCTGCAATTAAAAATGTATTCGGCAAGCATGCATATGATATACCGGTTCATTCAATTAAAAGTATGATTGGTCACCTCCTTGGCGCAGCCGGGGCAGTTGAATCTATTGCTTCTGTTTTAACAATTAATAAAGGCATTGTACCCCCGACCATAAATTACGAAACACCCGATGAAGAGCTTGATCTGAACTACGTGCCTAATACAGCTATAAAAAAAGATATCAAAACAGTTATGTGTGATAATTCAGGATTTGGCGGCCATAATACTGCATTGGTATTTAAAAAGTACGAAGAATAA
- the rnc gene encoding ribonuclease III, giving the protein MFGVLKTLRKFVPVLKRRKEEDDIYSAIASFDFKTFQASIDYQIIHKNFFINALTHRSFLKSKGTNGVKLTSNERLEYLGDAVLDSVVAEYLYKNFPDSEEGDLTKYRSVLVNQRFLAERAKVINLQSYLLAAPTALKSIEDGYDTILSDAYEALVGAIFLDRGYEAAKDFLNNQIFKKLDVKWLNQFDENYKSKLLEYTQANTDYIPEYKVINQEGPEHNKLFTVEVQINQRALGIGKGRTKKTAEQEAASNALKNLDVIEKMGLKKKKKGV; this is encoded by the coding sequence ATGTTTGGCGTATTAAAGACCCTCAGAAAATTCGTCCCTGTTTTAAAGAGGCGCAAAGAGGAAGATGACATTTATTCCGCTATAGCTTCCTTTGACTTTAAGACTTTCCAGGCGAGCATTGATTACCAGATAATCCATAAGAACTTTTTTATAAACGCCCTCACGCACAGGTCATTTTTAAAATCAAAAGGCACCAACGGAGTTAAATTAACCAGCAATGAAAGGCTCGAATATCTTGGCGATGCCGTGCTTGATTCTGTAGTTGCGGAATATTTATATAAGAATTTCCCTGATTCTGAAGAAGGCGATCTTACCAAGTACCGCTCTGTGTTAGTTAACCAGCGCTTCCTTGCGGAGCGCGCCAAAGTTATCAACCTGCAAAGCTACCTGCTTGCAGCGCCTACGGCGCTTAAATCCATTGAAGATGGTTACGATACAATTCTTTCTGATGCATATGAAGCATTGGTCGGCGCTATATTTCTTGACAGGGGATATGAAGCCGCAAAGGATTTCCTCAATAACCAGATCTTCAAAAAGCTTGATGTTAAATGGCTTAACCAGTTTGATGAGAACTATAAAAGCAAGCTGCTTGAATATACACAGGCTAACACAGATTATATACCTGAATATAAAGTTATTAACCAGGAAGGACCCGAACACAATAAGCTGTTTACTGTTGAAGTACAGATAAACCAGCGCGCACTTGGTATCGGCAAAGGCAGGACCAAAAAGACTGCTGAACAGGAAGCCGCAAGCAATGCTCTCAAAAACCTGGATGTAATTGAAAAAATGGGACTCAAAAAAAAGAAAAAAGGGGTCTAA
- the gcvP gene encoding aminomethyl-transferring glycine dehydrogenase — protein MHTFVNRHIGPREHDEKEMLKVIGASSLDDLIYQVVPDLIRLKNELNTGDALSEQELLNYLHGVAAKNKIFRSYIGYGYYGTFTPTVILRNIMENPGWYTQYTPYQAEIAQGRLEALLNYQTMVIDLTGLPVANASLLDEGTAAAEAMHLLFAARKPEKKNAPKFLVSDKCFAQTIDVLKTRTEPVGVELVVCDIMNTELTDDVFGLLVQYPDANGEITDYKGLFEKAHAKGIYCVCAADILSLALLTPPGEFGADIAVGSTQRFGVPMGYGGPHAAYFACKDEFRRLMPGRIIGVSVDRLGNRAYRMALQTREQHIRREKATSNICTAQVLLAIMAGMYGVYHGPVGIKSIAERVHNLTAMLSNGLKQGGIKQENKYFFDTLKVNVPSKAEEYKKKFEDAGINVRFIDKDNLGISLDETTGEKDVNDILAVFNCKAAAGSSNGSTLPEGLSRTSKFMQHPVFSSYHSETEMLRYMKKLENKDLSLNMSMIPLGSCTMKLNATTEMIPVTWPEFGTLHPFAPVEQAKGYSEIFKGLEDALAKITDLPAVSLQPNSGAQGEYTGLMVIREYHKAGGNAHRNVVIIPASAHGTNPASAVMAGMKVVVVKTMEHGDIDVDDLKAKAEQHKDNLSALMVTYPSTHGVFETKIKEICDIIHQNGGQVYMDGANLNAQVGLTSPGFIGADVCHINLHKTFCIPHGGGGPGMGPIAVASHLAPFLPGHVLIKTGGEKAIHAVSAAPWGSSSILLISYAYIKLMGGKGLTDATKSAILNANYIASKLKNEFKVLYTGVNDRVAHEMIFDMREFKRCGIEVGDIAKRLMDYGFHAPTVSFPVPGTLMVEPTESESKYELDRFCDAMLAIKKEINELESGEADKTDNVLKNAPHTAFEIASDKWEHKYSRSKAAYPVAGLKDNKFWPAVARVDDAYGDRNFICSCEPIESYIEETV, from the coding sequence ATGCATACTTTTGTTAACAGACATATCGGACCACGGGAGCATGATGAAAAAGAAATGCTCAAAGTTATTGGCGCATCTTCACTGGATGATCTCATTTACCAGGTTGTGCCTGATTTAATCAGACTTAAAAATGAATTAAACACCGGCGATGCTTTAAGCGAGCAGGAACTGCTAAACTACCTGCACGGTGTTGCCGCTAAAAATAAAATTTTCCGTTCTTACATTGGATACGGATATTACGGTACATTTACACCAACAGTAATATTGCGCAATATCATGGAAAATCCGGGCTGGTACACGCAATACACACCATACCAGGCAGAAATTGCGCAGGGCAGGCTTGAAGCACTGCTTAATTACCAGACCATGGTAATTGATCTGACCGGTTTACCGGTTGCAAACGCCTCACTTCTTGATGAAGGTACGGCTGCTGCAGAAGCCATGCACCTGCTTTTCGCTGCGCGAAAGCCTGAAAAGAAAAACGCTCCTAAGTTCCTGGTATCAGATAAATGCTTTGCACAGACTATAGATGTTCTTAAAACCAGAACAGAGCCTGTTGGTGTTGAATTGGTTGTATGCGATATTATGAATACTGAATTGACTGATGATGTTTTCGGGCTTCTTGTCCAGTATCCCGATGCAAACGGTGAAATTACAGATTATAAAGGTCTTTTTGAAAAAGCCCACGCTAAAGGGATCTACTGCGTTTGCGCTGCTGATATTTTAAGCCTGGCTTTATTAACACCACCGGGTGAATTTGGCGCTGATATAGCTGTAGGCTCAACACAAAGATTCGGTGTGCCGATGGGTTATGGCGGACCTCATGCCGCTTACTTTGCATGCAAAGATGAATTCCGCCGCTTAATGCCAGGCAGAATTATTGGGGTATCGGTTGACAGGCTTGGCAACCGCGCTTACCGTATGGCGCTGCAGACCCGCGAACAGCATATCCGCAGGGAAAAAGCTACCAGTAACATCTGCACTGCACAGGTACTGCTTGCCATTATGGCGGGCATGTACGGTGTTTACCACGGACCAGTTGGTATAAAATCCATTGCAGAGCGTGTTCATAATTTAACCGCAATGCTAAGTAACGGCCTTAAACAGGGCGGTATTAAACAGGAAAATAAATATTTCTTCGATACTTTAAAGGTCAATGTTCCTTCAAAAGCAGAAGAATATAAAAAGAAATTTGAAGATGCAGGGATCAATGTAAGATTTATTGATAAAGATAATCTCGGAATTTCACTTGATGAAACCACTGGTGAAAAGGATGTGAATGATATTCTTGCCGTATTTAACTGTAAGGCTGCAGCCGGTTCTTCGAACGGTTCAACACTGCCTGAAGGACTCAGCAGGACATCAAAATTCATGCAGCACCCAGTATTTTCTAGCTATCACAGCGAAACTGAAATGCTGCGTTACATGAAAAAGCTCGAGAATAAAGATCTCTCACTAAATATGTCTATGATACCGCTGGGCTCATGCACAATGAAGCTCAACGCTACCACTGAGATGATACCTGTAACATGGCCGGAATTTGGAACGCTGCATCCATTTGCTCCCGTTGAACAGGCTAAAGGATATTCCGAAATATTTAAAGGACTTGAAGATGCGCTTGCAAAAATTACAGATCTTCCCGCAGTTTCACTGCAGCCTAATTCCGGCGCGCAGGGTGAATACACCGGGCTTATGGTTATTCGCGAGTATCATAAAGCGGGCGGTAATGCTCACAGGAACGTTGTTATAATTCCCGCATCCGCTCACGGTACAAATCCCGCAAGCGCAGTTATGGCGGGAATGAAGGTAGTTGTTGTTAAAACTATGGAGCACGGCGATATTGATGTTGATGATCTTAAAGCCAAAGCAGAGCAGCATAAAGATAATCTTTCTGCACTAATGGTTACATATCCTTCAACACACGGTGTATTTGAAACAAAGATCAAAGAGATCTGTGATATTATACACCAAAACGGCGGTCAGGTTTATATGGATGGCGCAAATTTAAATGCACAGGTTGGCTTAACAAGTCCCGGTTTTATCGGCGCCGATGTTTGCCATATTAACCTGCATAAAACTTTCTGCATACCGCACGGCGGGGGCGGACCAGGCATGGGACCCATTGCTGTAGCTTCACACCTTGCGCCTTTTTTACCGGGTCATGTACTTATTAAAACCGGCGGCGAAAAAGCTATTCATGCAGTATCTGCAGCCCCATGGGGTAGCTCGAGCATTCTGCTGATAAGTTATGCTTATATTAAATTAATGGGCGGTAAGGGTTTAACTGATGCAACTAAATCAGCTATTCTTAACGCTAATTATATAGCTTCTAAATTAAAAAATGAATTCAAAGTACTTTATACCGGTGTAAATGACCGCGTTGCACATGAGATGATATTTGATATGCGCGAATTTAAACGCTGCGGTATTGAAGTCGGCGATATTGCCAAGCGCCTTATGGATTACGGCTTCCACGCGCCTACGGTATCATTCCCCGTACCGGGAACGCTGATGGTTGAGCCAACTGAATCAGAATCAAAATATGAGCTTGACCGCTTCTGTGATGCAATGCTTGCAATTAAAAAAGAGATAAATGAACTAGAATCCGGTGAAGCTGATAAGACAGATAATGTCCTTAAAAACGCTCCGCATACCGCATTTGAAATTGCTTCTGATAAATGGGAGCATAAATACTCCCGCAGCAAAGCTGCATACCCTGTTGCTGGATTAAAAGATAACAAATTCTGGCCTGCTGTCGCAAGGGTGGATGACGCTTACGGTGACAGGAATTTTATCTGTTCATGTGAGCCTATTGAAAGCTATATTGAAGAAACTGTTTAG
- a CDS encoding MFS transporter → MLGLTVLMYTGEKLWERFIPKYLDGLGASILIIGAFGFLQNFLGAIWALPGGYIADHLGNRKAFLVFSIMAIFGYIIAIVFNSWIAVFIGMLFFFGWSNVALPGSMSLITKTLGKGKTVMGISMHSLIRRLPMALGPVIGGYLIVSYGLLNGIKIAFGISILLSLTGMIFINKLTTDTPEEKPEKIRPLELWKTFDKKLKNLLISDILVRFCEQMPYVFVVIWCLNVVKISASEFGYLTAIEMITSALIFIPVAGYSDRLEKKPFVVITFIFFTLFPLVLYFSNSFGLLAFAFFIRGLKEFGEPTRKALILELSKKGTEARSFGMYYFIRDGIVAFAGFLGGVLWKISPELNLFLAAGFGILGTLYFAFFGRGTDSNSEIAK, encoded by the coding sequence ATGCTGGGTTTAACCGTGCTGATGTACACAGGTGAAAAGCTGTGGGAACGTTTCATTCCCAAATATCTCGATGGTCTTGGCGCATCGATACTTATCATAGGCGCTTTCGGTTTCCTTCAGAATTTCCTCGGCGCTATATGGGCTTTGCCCGGCGGCTATATTGCCGATCACCTTGGTAACCGCAAAGCATTCCTGGTTTTCAGCATAATGGCTATCTTTGGGTATATTATTGCTATCGTATTCAATAGCTGGATAGCTGTTTTTATCGGGATGCTTTTCTTTTTTGGCTGGTCAAATGTTGCTCTGCCCGGTTCTATGAGCCTGATAACCAAAACCCTCGGCAAAGGTAAAACCGTAATGGGAATATCCATGCATTCCCTTATACGCCGCCTGCCTATGGCGCTTGGACCCGTAATTGGCGGCTATTTAATAGTATCATACGGCTTGCTGAACGGCATAAAAATTGCATTCGGTATTTCTATACTTCTTTCCCTTACCGGTATGATCTTTATCAACAAGCTTACTACTGATACGCCGGAAGAAAAACCTGAGAAAATTCGCCCGCTCGAGCTGTGGAAAACCTTCGATAAAAAATTAAAAAACCTGCTGATCTCTGATATTCTCGTCAGGTTTTGCGAACAGATGCCGTACGTTTTTGTGGTGATATGGTGTTTGAATGTTGTAAAAATATCCGCTAGCGAGTTTGGCTACTTAACAGCCATTGAAATGATAACTTCAGCACTCATTTTTATACCAGTTGCTGGATATTCTGACAGGCTTGAGAAAAAACCCTTTGTTGTAATAACTTTTATATTCTTTACATTATTTCCGCTGGTACTTTATTTCAGTAATTCATTCGGGCTGCTTGCATTTGCATTTTTTATCAGGGGATTAAAGGAATTCGGCGAGCCAACGCGCAAAGCGCTTATACTCGAGCTCTCAAAAAAAGGAACAGAAGCACGCAGCTTCGGAATGTATTATTTTATCCGCGATGGTATCGTTGCCTTTGCGGGATTCTTAGGCGGAGTGTTGTGGAAAATATCGCCTGAACTAAATCTGTTTCTTGCAGCTGGATTCGGAATTCTTGGCACTCTTTACTTTGCCTTCTTCGGCAGGGGAACGGATTCAAATAGTGAAATAGCTAAATAG
- a CDS encoding HAD family hydrolase, with the protein MKLIIFDIDGTLCHSRNVDDKCYIKAFKKTLGIDISNTDWNSYKHVTDLYVTKEIIKNETGSLPGNEIVEAIIDNYAEELKQQINAEETLFTAIPGIKELFDYFSTNQTNYVAGIATGGFLKTAMYKLNRIEIHLPSELIYSSNDFDTKQEMLREFIKIQSAINSGINKIVYVGDRVYDYNAAKDLDIDFVGIDFKNNGKLKSLGIEKVINDYKPMEKFLALI; encoded by the coding sequence ATGAAACTGATAATTTTTGATATAGACGGTACATTATGCCATTCCCGCAATGTTGATGATAAATGCTATATTAAGGCATTCAAAAAAACTCTGGGAATAGATATCAGCAATACTGACTGGAATTCGTACAAACATGTAACAGACTTGTATGTTACAAAAGAGATAATCAAGAATGAAACCGGAAGCCTACCAGGTAATGAAATAGTTGAAGCTATTATAGATAACTATGCAGAAGAATTGAAGCAGCAAATAAATGCTGAAGAAACTTTATTTACGGCAATACCAGGAATTAAAGAGCTGTTTGATTATTTCTCAACGAATCAAACAAACTACGTAGCGGGAATTGCAACAGGGGGATTTTTAAAAACTGCCATGTATAAGCTTAACAGAATAGAAATACATTTACCAAGTGAATTAATTTACAGCTCGAATGATTTTGATACAAAACAGGAAATGTTAAGGGAGTTTATTAAGATACAGAGTGCAATTAACAGCGGCATAAATAAAATTGTATACGTTGGAGATAGAGTATATGATTATAATGCAGCCAAGGATCTTGATATTGATTTTGTGGGTATAGATTTCAAAAATAACGGAAAGTTAAAATCTTTAGGAATTGAAAAAGTAATAAATGACTATAAACCTATGGAAAAATTTTTAGCATTAATATAA
- a CDS encoding sigma-70 family RNA polymerase sigma factor produces the protein MSKQQVESCMNDLELNIIKKIQAGKIDEFEEIVNRYKDKAMTLAMRILKNSEDAEDALQEAFIKTFRAIADKQFEERSKFSTYFYRIVYNTAIDFYKKHKAKTYNLINIDDNRKNDEGEVTDIAAFEMKIDTDNYYMSGVFETDRSTLDNQMQEVVNRYLEEIPEKYSTILTLFYINDLSHDEIAETLKLPLGTVKNRIFRAKDKLKEVLMKKYSETEILELI, from the coding sequence GTGTCAAAACAGCAGGTAGAATCATGCATGAATGATCTGGAACTGAATATAATCAAAAAGATCCAGGCAGGTAAGATCGATGAGTTTGAAGAGATCGTCAACAGGTATAAAGATAAAGCCATGACACTTGCCATGAGAATACTGAAGAACTCCGAAGATGCCGAAGATGCCCTGCAGGAAGCTTTCATCAAGACCTTCAGGGCTATCGCTGATAAGCAGTTCGAAGAACGCTCAAAGTTCTCAACTTATTTCTACAGGATAGTTTACAATACTGCGATTGATTTTTACAAAAAGCATAAAGCTAAAACTTATAACCTGATAAATATTGATGATAACAGGAAAAACGATGAAGGTGAAGTTACAGATATTGCGGCATTTGAAATGAAAATTGATACAGATAATTATTACATGAGCGGAGTATTTGAAACTGACAGGAGCACTTTAGATAACCAGATGCAGGAAGTTGTGAACAGGTATCTTGAAGAAATTCCCGAAAAATATTCAACTATATTAACACTGTTCTATATAAACGATCTTTCTCACGATGAAATTGCAGAAACGCTAAAGCTTCCGCTTGGGACTGTAAAGAACAGGATATTCCGCGCGAAAGATAAGCTGAAGGAAGTATTAATGAAAAAGTATTCAGAAACAGAAATACTGGAGCTGATCTAA
- a CDS encoding 2-oxoacid:ferredoxin oxidoreductase subunit beta, which translates to METESTNGTQVKLTAKDYASDQDVRWCPGCGDYSILAQVQRIMPSFNLTREKTVFVAGIGCSSRFPYYMNTYGFHGIHGRASSIASGLKMARPDLDVWVTSGDGDLLSIGGNHFIHTLRRNLDIVIMMFNNKIYGLTKGQYSPTSEHGKVTKSSPFGTLEEPFNPLTLALSSGGSFVARAMDRDAKHMQDTISKGHNHKGTAFIEIFQNCNIYNDGAHFLYTEKETKPDNTLFVENGKPLIFGEHKDKGIKLNGFRPEIINFNEDGNSINDVIVYDETSKELAMIVAQLSDFEGFPMPFGVLYKVNKPVYEEQMELQLEDSVKKLGKGSLEKLLFEGSTWEIK; encoded by the coding sequence ATGGAAACAGAATCAACCAACGGAACGCAGGTAAAATTAACTGCTAAAGACTATGCAAGTGACCAGGATGTAAGATGGTGTCCGGGATGCGGTGATTACTCTATACTTGCACAGGTACAGCGTATCATGCCTTCGTTCAACCTGACCCGTGAAAAAACCGTATTTGTAGCAGGCATCGGCTGCTCAAGCCGTTTCCCCTACTACATGAACACATACGGATTCCACGGAATTCACGGAAGAGCTTCATCGATAGCCTCCGGCTTAAAAATGGCAAGACCTGACCTGGATGTATGGGTTACATCAGGTGATGGCGACCTGCTGAGTATCGGCGGCAATCATTTTATCCATACTTTAAGAAGGAACCTGGACATTGTTATAATGATGTTCAATAATAAGATATACGGGCTCACAAAAGGCCAGTATTCACCGACCTCAGAGCACGGCAAGGTAACAAAATCATCGCCGTTCGGCACGCTTGAAGAGCCGTTCAATCCGCTTACGCTGGCGCTCAGCTCAGGCGGCTCATTTGTGGCAAGAGCAATGGATAGAGATGCTAAGCATATGCAGGATACGATCTCTAAGGGACATAACCATAAAGGCACAGCCTTTATTGAAATATTCCAGAACTGCAATATTTATAATGACGGTGCTCACTTTTTATATACTGAAAAAGAAACAAAGCCTGATAATACCCTGTTTGTTGAAAACGGCAAGCCGCTTATTTTCGGTGAACATAAAGATAAGGGAATTAAGCTCAACGGCTTCAGGCCTGAGATCATAAATTTCAATGAAGACGGAAATTCGATAAACGATGTAATTGTGTATGATGAAACTTCAAAAGAGCTGGCAATGATAGTTGCCCAGCTTTCAGACTTTGAAGGTTTCCCCATGCCGTTTGGCGTTTTATATAAGGTTAACAAACCTGTATATGAAGAACAAATGGAGCTCCAGCTTGAGGATTCAGTTAAAAAGCTTGGCAAAGGAAGCCTTGAGAAGCTGTTGTTTGAAGGAAGTACATGGGAGATCAAATAG
- a CDS encoding 2-oxoacid:acceptor oxidoreductase subunit alpha encodes MEKTVEVLKSATIRFAGDSGDGMQIAGSRFTDTSAFFGNDLSTFPDFPAEIRAPAGTLFGVSGFQIQFASQDVFTPGDEPDVLIAMNPAALKVNLKDLKPSGTIIANEDAFIEKNLHLAGYESNPLEDGTLTAYKLIKVPITKATNNAVKELGLTAKDANRCKNFYALGLTYWLYDRPLDVTMHWLEDKFKKKPVIADANIRALKAGYYFGETAEIFTTRYKVKPANLPKGIYKNITGNHATALGILAASLKSGLPLFLGTYPITPASDILHDLSSYKNFGVKTFQAEDEIAAICAAIGASFGGSLAFTSTSGPGMALKSEAIGLAVMTELPLVIADIQRGGPSTGLPTKTEQADLFQAILGRNGECPVPVVAASSPADCFMMIFEAARLACKFMTPVIFLSDGYIANGAEPWRIPHESELPIIEGEYWTKKEGFHPYQRDEFLARPWVKPGTPGLEHRIGGLEKQHITGNVSYDPQNHEYMVKLRAEKVKNIENHIPLAEVEGDKEGELLIVGWGSTYGSITTARERLLAKGYNVSRLHLKYLNPFPKNLGEVLSKFNKVLIPELNLGQLRKIIRAEFLVDAIGMNKVQGLPFKASEIEKKVIEVLSGN; translated from the coding sequence ATGGAAAAAACCGTTGAGGTTTTAAAAAGCGCGACAATCAGATTCGCAGGTGATTCAGGCGACGGAATGCAGATCGCCGGATCAAGATTCACAGATACATCAGCCTTTTTCGGCAATGACCTTAGCACATTCCCGGACTTTCCCGCGGAAATAAGAGCCCCTGCAGGTACTTTATTCGGTGTAAGCGGTTTTCAGATACAGTTCGCAAGCCAGGATGTTTTCACTCCCGGTGATGAACCCGATGTGCTTATTGCAATGAATCCTGCTGCGCTTAAGGTAAATTTAAAGGATCTTAAGCCAAGCGGCACAATTATTGCCAATGAAGACGCATTTATTGAAAAGAATTTACATCTTGCCGGGTATGAATCAAATCCGCTGGAAGACGGCACACTTACCGCCTACAAGCTTATCAAAGTTCCGATAACTAAAGCCACCAATAACGCCGTTAAAGAGCTTGGCTTAACAGCCAAGGATGCCAACAGGTGCAAGAATTTCTATGCGCTTGGCTTAACATACTGGCTTTATGACAGGCCGCTTGATGTTACTATGCACTGGCTTGAAGATAAGTTCAAAAAGAAACCGGTTATTGCTGATGCGAACATAAGAGCATTAAAGGCAGGATATTATTTCGGTGAAACCGCAGAAATTTTCACAACACGCTACAAAGTAAAGCCTGCAAACTTACCGAAGGGAATTTACAAGAATATTACAGGCAACCACGCAACAGCGCTGGGAATACTGGCGGCATCGCTTAAGAGCGGGCTTCCACTGTTCTTAGGCACATACCCTATTACCCCTGCAAGTGACATTCTGCATGATCTTTCAAGCTACAAGAATTTCGGAGTAAAAACATTCCAGGCTGAAGATGAAATTGCCGCGATCTGCGCAGCAATAGGCGCATCATTCGGCGGTTCGCTTGCTTTTACAAGCACAAGCGGTCCTGGTATGGCTCTGAAATCAGAAGCTATAGGACTTGCAGTAATGACAGAGCTGCCGCTGGTAATTGCTGATATACAAAGAGGCGGACCCAGCACGGGATTACCTACAAAAACAGAGCAGGCTGATCTTTTCCAGGCAATACTTGGAAGAAATGGCGAATGCCCCGTTCCGGTAGTTGCGGCATCATCTCCTGCTGATTGCTTTATGATGATATTTGAAGCTGCAAGGTTAGCATGCAAGTTCATGACACCGGTAATATTCCTTTCAGACGGATATATCGCAAACGGCGCAGAGCCGTGGAGAATTCCGCATGAGAGCGAGCTTCCGATAATTGAAGGCGAATACTGGACCAAGAAAGAAGGCTTCCATCCATACCAGAGGGATGAATTCCTTGCAAGGCCCTGGGTAAAGCCCGGCACACCCGGACTTGAACACAGGATCGGCGGTCTTGAAAAGCAGCATATAACAGGCAATGTAAGCTATGACCCGCAGAATCACGAATACATGGTTAAGCTTAGAGCGGAAAAAGTAAAGAACATTGAAAATCATATACCGCTTGCAGAAGTTGAAGGCGATAAAGAAGGCGAACTGTTAATTGTAGGCTGGGGCAGCACATACGGCTCTATAACAACAGCCCGCGAAAGGCTGCTTGCCAAAGGCTACAATGTATCAAGGCTGCATCTTAAATATCTGAACCCGTTCCCCAAAAATCTTGGCGAGGTTTTAAGCAAGTTCAATAAAGTGCTTATACCTGAGCTGAACCTGGGACAACTGAGGAAGATAATAAGGGCTGAGTTCCTTGTTGACGCTATTGGAATGAACAAGGTACAGGGATTGCCGTTTAAAGCCAGTGAAATAGAAAAGAAAGTAATAGAAGTCTTAAGCGGAAATTAA
- a CDS encoding 50S ribosomal protein L9: protein MKIILKQDHDKLGKTGEVVNVKDGFAMNYLIPNGVAMKANASNMKVLDEIKKQQAKKLEKVIAESQKLAGELSGVQLEIKAKAADEIKLFGSVTNGTIAEALIHKGYTIDKRNILLEEPIKEIGSRTVDIKLAGNVMAQINVSVVKEEA, encoded by the coding sequence ATGAAAATAATATTAAAACAAGACCACGATAAATTAGGTAAAACCGGTGAAGTAGTTAATGTAAAAGACGGCTTTGCGATGAATTACCTTATCCCGAACGGTGTTGCTATGAAAGCAAATGCCAGCAACATGAAAGTCCTGGACGAGATAAAAAAACAGCAGGCAAAGAAACTTGAAAAAGTAATCGCCGAATCACAGAAGTTAGCAGGCGAGCTCTCAGGCGTTCAGCTTGAAATAAAGGCAAAAGCAGCCGATGAAATTAAGCTTTTCGGTTCAGTAACCAATGGTACCATTGCTGAAGCACTTATTCATAAAGGTTACACTATAGATAAAAGAAACATATTGCTGGAGGAGCCTATCAAAGAAATAGGTTCAAGAACCGTTGATATAAAGCTTGCAGGAAACGTTATGGCGCAAATAAACGTTTCAGTTGTAAAAGAGGAAGCATAA